From one Streptomyces chromofuscus genomic stretch:
- a CDS encoding serine hydrolase domain-containing protein yields the protein MDVNGTVAEGFEPVGAAFARNFEALGDRGAAVTVYRDGRKVVDLWGGTKDVDGTAPWERGTAQVVRSATKGVAAAVLLLLRQRGELDLDAPVGELWPEYKAAGKERTLVRHLLAHRAGVPVLDRPLTPAEAADPDLGAAAVAAQAPVWEPGSAHGYHAQTYSWLVGEVVRRVTGRPIGQWIADEIAGPVGADVWLGLPDGVTARVGRVGKVAAPEQAGGLRTRPKRAVADAYADPGSLTRRAFGAISPAPDENDPAYRAAALPASNGIATADGLARFYASLIGEVDGGVRLFTPETVELARAEEAAGPDRVLVVGTRFGLGYMLHGSASPLLSPTSFGHPGRGGALGFADPDSGIAFGYVTNGFRKSVTADPRAQALVRALRGVVEA from the coding sequence GTGGACGTGAACGGCACAGTGGCCGAGGGCTTCGAGCCGGTCGGGGCAGCGTTCGCACGGAACTTCGAGGCGCTGGGTGACCGGGGCGCCGCCGTGACCGTCTACCGGGACGGGCGCAAGGTCGTCGACCTGTGGGGCGGCACGAAGGACGTCGACGGCACGGCGCCCTGGGAGCGCGGCACCGCGCAGGTCGTGCGCTCGGCGACGAAGGGCGTCGCCGCCGCCGTGCTCCTGCTGCTGCGCCAGCGGGGCGAGCTGGACCTGGACGCTCCGGTCGGCGAGCTGTGGCCGGAGTACAAGGCCGCGGGCAAGGAGCGCACCCTCGTACGGCATCTGCTCGCGCACCGGGCCGGGGTGCCGGTGCTGGACCGGCCGCTGACCCCGGCCGAGGCCGCCGACCCGGACCTCGGCGCCGCGGCCGTGGCCGCGCAGGCGCCCGTGTGGGAACCGGGGAGCGCGCACGGGTACCACGCGCAGACGTACAGCTGGCTGGTCGGGGAGGTGGTGCGGCGGGTCACCGGGCGTCCGATCGGGCAGTGGATCGCCGACGAGATCGCCGGGCCGGTCGGCGCCGATGTGTGGCTCGGGCTCCCGGACGGTGTGACGGCGCGCGTGGGGCGGGTCGGGAAGGTGGCGGCCCCGGAGCAGGCGGGCGGGCTGAGGACGCGGCCCAAGCGGGCGGTCGCCGACGCGTACGCCGATCCCGGCTCCCTGACCCGGCGCGCCTTCGGCGCGATATCCCCGGCGCCGGACGAGAACGACCCCGCCTACCGGGCTGCCGCCCTGCCCGCCTCCAACGGCATCGCGACGGCGGACGGACTGGCCCGTTTCTACGCCTCGCTGATCGGTGAGGTGGACGGCGGCGTACGGCTGTTCACGCCGGAGACCGTGGAGCTGGCGCGCGCCGAGGAAGCGGCCGGGCCGGACCGGGTGCTCGTCGTGGGCACCCGCTTCGGGCTCGGCTACATGCTGCACGGCAGCGCGTCCCCGCTGCTCTCCCCCACGTCCTTCGGCCACCCCGGGCGCGGCGGCGCGCTGGGGTTCGCGGACCCCGACTCGGGCATCGCCTTCGGCTACGTCACCAACGGCTTCCGCAAGAGCGTGACGGCGGACCCGCGGGCGCAGGCGCTGGTACGGGCGCTGCGGGGTGTCGTCGAGGCCTGA
- a CDS encoding energy-coupling factor ABC transporter ATP-binding protein — protein MGAVTEASLEVSGLAFAYPDGHQALFGVDFRIERGERVALLGPNGAGKTTLVLHLNGILGGGTGSVRVAGLPVDRANMAVVRRKVGIVFQDPDDQLFMPTVREDVAFGPAAAGLKGAELEARVERALEQVGMAAFTDRPPHHLSFGQRRRVAVATVLAMEPEILVLDEPSSNLDPASRRELADILRSLDVTVLMVTHDLPYALELCPRALVLSEGVIAADGHTGALLSDEALMRAHRLELPFGFDPRSVATGA, from the coding sequence ATGGGTGCTGTGACTGAAGCTTCCCTGGAGGTCTCCGGCCTCGCCTTCGCCTACCCCGACGGGCACCAGGCCCTGTTCGGCGTGGACTTCCGCATCGAGCGCGGCGAGCGGGTCGCGCTGCTCGGGCCGAACGGCGCCGGCAAGACGACGCTGGTGCTGCACCTCAACGGCATCCTCGGCGGCGGCACGGGCTCGGTGCGGGTCGCCGGGCTGCCCGTGGACCGCGCGAACATGGCCGTGGTCCGGCGGAAGGTCGGGATCGTCTTCCAGGACCCCGACGACCAGTTGTTCATGCCGACCGTCCGCGAGGACGTGGCCTTCGGACCGGCGGCGGCCGGGCTCAAGGGGGCGGAGCTGGAGGCGCGCGTGGAGCGGGCGCTGGAGCAGGTCGGGATGGCCGCCTTCACGGACCGCCCGCCGCACCACCTGTCCTTCGGGCAGCGGCGCCGGGTCGCCGTGGCGACCGTGCTCGCCATGGAGCCGGAGATCCTCGTCCTGGACGAGCCGTCCTCCAACCTCGACCCCGCCTCGCGGCGCGAACTCGCCGACATCCTGCGCTCGCTGGACGTGACCGTGCTCATGGTCACGCACGACCTGCCGTACGCCCTCGAACTGTGCCCGCGCGCACTGGTCCTGAGCGAGGGCGTGATCGCGGCGGACGGGCATACCGGCGCCCTGCTCTCCGACGAGGCGCTGATGCGCGCCCACCGTCTGGAGCTGCCGTTCGGTTTCGACCCGCGCTCCGTCGCGACGGGCGCGTGA
- a CDS encoding organic hydroperoxide resistance protein, with protein sequence MTDGTAADTRPKKIMYVAEATSHGGREGYVTSQDGQIELKVAMPPELGGDGNGTNPEQLFAAGYSTCFHNALILVGNRSGYDLAGSTVAAKVGIGPNKQRGYGLAVALSVSLPVLDPDVAARLVDEAHEVCPYSNATRGNIDVTILLG encoded by the coding sequence TTGACCGACGGCACCGCCGCCGACACCCGCCCGAAGAAGATCATGTACGTCGCCGAGGCCACCTCGCACGGCGGCCGGGAGGGCTATGTCACCAGCCAGGACGGGCAGATCGAGCTGAAGGTGGCGATGCCGCCGGAGCTGGGCGGAGACGGCAACGGCACCAACCCGGAGCAGCTGTTCGCCGCCGGCTACAGCACCTGCTTCCACAACGCCCTGATCCTGGTCGGCAACCGGTCCGGCTACGACCTGGCCGGGTCCACCGTCGCCGCGAAGGTCGGCATCGGCCCCAACAAGCAGCGCGGCTACGGTCTCGCCGTCGCCCTGAGCGTGTCGCTGCCGGTCCTCGACCCGGACGTCGCGGCCCGGCTGGTGGACGAGGCCCACGAGGTGTGCCCCTACTCCAACGCCACCCGCGGCAACATCGACGTCACGATTCTGCTGGGCTGA
- a CDS encoding NAD-dependent epimerase/dehydratase family protein: protein MSPERILVTGGTGFIGSHVVPLLRTASRMPDGPALRLLTHRRPGPDATGGDLQTVHGDLADPASLHGACDGVTTVLHLAARIGGTPEECRTVNEQGTRALLAEAARAGVRRIVQLGTAAVYGDGPHRGEREGRIAEAPVSPTSETRLAGERLVLAAGGTVVRPYLVYGEGDTWVVPGLVQLLRRLPHWVDGADARLSLISAPVLARALAELALAPHGPASAAGRVLHAAHPEPVTLRDVVTTVCGALGLPLPTGEITLQEALRRLDAHGPGARRPLALVAVDRWYDSSALWSLLTTGPGAPFTAAFEECAPWYRRTLADAR, encoded by the coding sequence TTGAGCCCCGAACGCATCCTGGTGACCGGCGGCACCGGTTTCATCGGCTCGCATGTCGTCCCCCTCCTGCGGACCGCGTCCCGCATGCCCGACGGCCCCGCCCTGCGCCTGCTCACCCACCGCCGCCCCGGCCCCGACGCCACCGGCGGCGACCTGCAGACCGTGCACGGCGACCTCGCCGACCCGGCTTCGCTGCACGGCGCCTGCGACGGCGTCACCACCGTCCTGCACCTCGCCGCCCGCATCGGCGGCACCCCCGAGGAGTGCCGGACCGTCAACGAGCAGGGCACCCGTGCCCTGCTCGCCGAGGCGGCCCGGGCGGGCGTCCGCCGGATCGTGCAGCTCGGCACCGCCGCCGTCTACGGCGACGGACCGCACCGCGGCGAGCGGGAGGGCCGGATCGCCGAGGCGCCGGTGTCGCCGACCAGCGAGACCCGCCTCGCCGGCGAACGGCTGGTCCTGGCCGCCGGCGGCACCGTCGTACGCCCCTATCTCGTCTACGGCGAGGGCGACACCTGGGTCGTGCCCGGCCTGGTCCAGCTGCTGCGCCGTCTGCCGCACTGGGTGGACGGCGCCGACGCGCGCCTGTCCCTGATCTCGGCGCCCGTCCTCGCCCGTGCCCTGGCCGAACTGGCCCTCGCGCCGCACGGGCCGGCGTCCGCCGCGGGCCGCGTCCTGCACGCCGCGCACCCCGAGCCCGTGACCCTGCGGGACGTCGTCACGACCGTCTGCGGCGCCCTGGGTCTTCCCCTGCCCACCGGAGAGATCACCCTCCAGGAGGCCCTGCGCCGGCTCGACGCCCACGGCCCCGGCGCCCGGCGGCCGCTGGCCCTGGTGGCCGTGGACCGCTGGTACGACAGCAGCGCCCTGTGGTCCCTGCTGACCACGGGCCCGGGAGCCCCCTTCACCGCGGCGTTCGAGGAGTGCGCCCCCTGGTACCGCCGGACCCTGGCCGACGCGCGGTAG
- a CDS encoding acyl-CoA carboxylase subunit beta: MTTDQKSDHKSDQKSDHTSDHTSDQQSGRTSGPGPDRKPAGQQQALATEAPAAERPSLHDREHRGQWSAAERLEELSLIKQAARHGDPLATERQHAKGKLTAHERIELLLDEGSFTEVEMLRRHRATGFGLEKKRPYTDGVITGWGTVHGRTVFVYAHDFRIFGGALGEAHAQKIHKIMDMAMAAGAPLVSLNDGAGARIQEGVSALAGYGGIFQRNTKASGVIPQISVMLGPCAGGAAYSPALTDFVFMVRDIAQMFITGPDVVKAVTGEEISQNDLGGADVHATASGVAHFAYDDVRACMEDVRHLLSLLPSNNRELPPRVPSGDPADRRTDRLLDVVPEDPSRVYDIRAVIEEITDDGDYFEVHPGWATNVVCALSRLDGEVVGIVANQPASFAGVLDIDASEKAARFVQFCDAFNIPLITLIDVPGFLPGVDQEHNGIIRRGAKLLYAYCNATVPRISLVLRKAYGGAYIVMDSRSIGTDLALAWPSNEIAVMGAEGAANVIFRREIAASDDPDATRAQKIKEYQAELMHPYYAAERGLIDDVIDPRDTRGALVRALSMLRSKQADLPCRKHGNPPQ, from the coding sequence ATGACGACCGACCAGAAGTCAGACCACAAGTCGGACCAGAAGTCCGACCACACGTCCGACCACACGTCCGACCAGCAGTCCGGCCGGACATCCGGCCCCGGGCCCGACCGGAAGCCGGCCGGCCAGCAGCAGGCCCTCGCCACCGAGGCCCCCGCCGCCGAACGGCCGAGTCTGCACGACCGCGAGCACCGCGGTCAGTGGAGCGCCGCGGAACGGCTGGAGGAACTGAGCCTGATCAAGCAGGCCGCCCGGCACGGCGATCCGCTGGCCACCGAGCGGCAGCACGCGAAGGGCAAGCTCACCGCCCACGAGCGGATCGAACTCCTGCTGGACGAGGGGTCCTTCACCGAGGTCGAGATGTTGCGCCGGCACCGGGCCACCGGCTTCGGGCTGGAGAAGAAACGTCCCTACACCGACGGGGTGATCACCGGCTGGGGCACCGTCCACGGCCGCACGGTCTTCGTCTACGCGCACGACTTCCGCATCTTCGGCGGCGCCCTCGGCGAGGCCCACGCCCAGAAGATCCACAAGATCATGGACATGGCCATGGCGGCCGGCGCGCCGCTGGTGTCGCTCAACGACGGCGCGGGCGCCCGCATCCAGGAGGGCGTCAGCGCGCTTGCCGGCTACGGCGGCATCTTCCAGCGCAACACCAAGGCGTCCGGCGTCATCCCGCAGATCAGCGTGATGCTCGGCCCGTGCGCGGGCGGCGCCGCCTACAGCCCCGCCCTGACCGACTTCGTCTTCATGGTCCGCGACATCGCCCAGATGTTCATCACCGGACCCGACGTGGTCAAGGCCGTCACCGGCGAGGAGATCAGCCAGAACGACCTCGGCGGCGCCGACGTCCACGCGACCGCCTCCGGGGTCGCGCACTTCGCGTACGACGACGTCCGGGCGTGCATGGAGGACGTGCGCCACCTGCTCTCGCTGCTGCCGTCCAACAATCGCGAGCTGCCGCCCAGGGTGCCGAGCGGCGACCCGGCCGACCGGCGCACCGACCGGCTGCTGGACGTCGTGCCCGAGGACCCGAGCCGGGTGTACGACATCCGGGCCGTGATCGAGGAGATCACCGACGACGGCGACTATTTCGAGGTCCACCCCGGCTGGGCGACCAACGTGGTGTGCGCGCTGTCCCGGCTGGACGGCGAGGTCGTCGGCATCGTCGCCAACCAGCCGGCCTCCTTCGCCGGAGTCCTCGACATCGACGCCAGCGAGAAGGCGGCCCGGTTCGTGCAGTTCTGCGACGCCTTCAACATCCCGCTGATCACCCTGATCGACGTACCGGGCTTCCTGCCGGGCGTCGACCAGGAGCACAACGGGATCATCCGGCGCGGCGCCAAGTTGCTGTACGCGTACTGCAACGCCACGGTGCCGCGGATCTCGCTGGTGCTGCGCAAGGCGTACGGCGGGGCGTACATCGTGATGGACTCCCGCTCCATCGGCACCGACCTGGCGCTGGCCTGGCCGTCCAACGAGATCGCGGTGATGGGCGCGGAGGGCGCCGCGAACGTCATCTTCCGCCGGGAGATCGCCGCCTCCGACGACCCCGACGCCACCCGCGCCCAGAAGATCAAGGAGTACCAGGCGGAGCTGATGCACCCCTACTACGCCGCCGAACGCGGCCTGATCGACGACGTGATCGACCCCCGCGACACCCGGGGAGCCCTCGTCCGCGCCCTGTCGATGCTGCGCAGCAAGCAGGCCGACCTGCCGTGCCGCAAGCACGGCAACCCGCCGCAGTGA
- a CDS encoding nuclear transport factor 2 family protein produces MTSLSSPHHEQSDSLPPTRAELDAVRDRLRELADRAEIAELIDRYVTLLDAQDAHGYDDSWPRTVFTDDCRLEFPVGEVRGLDTAAAFHFDRKSRFARTHHLASNYGITLDGDTARVRVHLFASHVHHDDGPDPGGRFDIGGYSEGEAVRTPDGWRISRWRFQLVWSDGAGPRPGPAPASLRSSQPRPRAHHPTAAPAPRKDDTVSVTPAAALDLGALRTATGDTRLRAIEAFVCRTLETYLDVPPAHRIHRTRPLYAQGIDSLTALAFQRKLENALRIPVPTHHLLREQSVSELAATLDDLLTEADRTERRREAATASV; encoded by the coding sequence ATGACCTCCCTGTCCTCCCCGCACCACGAACAGAGCGACTCCCTGCCCCCGACGCGGGCCGAACTCGACGCCGTTCGGGACCGCCTGCGCGAACTGGCCGACCGGGCCGAGATCGCCGAGCTCATCGACCGGTACGTCACCCTGCTCGACGCCCAGGACGCCCACGGCTACGACGACTCCTGGCCCCGCACGGTCTTCACCGACGACTGCCGGCTGGAGTTCCCGGTCGGCGAGGTGCGCGGCCTGGACACCGCCGCCGCCTTCCACTTCGACCGCAAGTCACGCTTCGCCCGCACCCACCACCTCGCCTCCAACTACGGCATCACGCTGGACGGCGACACGGCCCGCGTCCGGGTCCACCTCTTCGCCTCGCACGTCCACCACGACGACGGCCCCGACCCCGGCGGACGCTTCGACATCGGCGGCTACAGCGAGGGCGAGGCCGTGCGCACCCCGGACGGCTGGCGGATCAGCCGCTGGCGCTTCCAGCTGGTGTGGTCCGACGGCGCGGGACCGCGTCCGGGCCCCGCCCCCGCCAGTCTGCGCAGCTCCCAGCCCCGCCCGCGCGCCCACCACCCGACCGCCGCCCCCGCACCCCGAAAGGACGACACCGTGTCAGTGACCCCGGCCGCCGCCCTGGACCTCGGCGCCCTGCGCACCGCCACCGGCGACACCCGGCTGCGCGCCATCGAGGCGTTCGTCTGCCGCACCCTGGAGACGTACCTCGACGTGCCGCCCGCCCACCGCATCCACCGCACCCGCCCGCTCTACGCCCAGGGCATCGACTCCCTCACCGCACTGGCCTTCCAGCGGAAGCTGGAGAACGCCCTGCGCATCCCGGTCCCCACCCACCACCTGCTGCGCGAGCAGTCGGTCAGCGAACTCGCCGCCACGCTCGACGACCTGCTCACCGAGGCGGACCGGACCGAGCGCCGCCGGGAGGCCGCGACGGCGTCCGTGTAG
- a CDS encoding acyl-CoA carboxylase epsilon subunit — protein sequence MSTRDALVIKVVKGTATPAELAALTSVLLSRAAALAAVGPGLQDRAPTPTATWRRPERVPAHRDPRGWRASGSRAA from the coding sequence GTGAGCACGCGGGACGCGCTGGTCATCAAGGTGGTGAAGGGCACCGCGACACCGGCGGAACTCGCGGCCCTGACCAGCGTGCTGCTCTCCCGCGCCGCCGCCCTCGCGGCCGTCGGCCCCGGCCTGCAGGACCGGGCCCCCACCCCCACGGCGACCTGGCGCCGCCCGGAACGCGTCCCGGCGCACCGCGACCCACGGGGGTGGCGCGCCTCGGGCAGCCGCGCGGCGTAG